A single region of the Streptomyces caelestis genome encodes:
- the efeU gene encoding iron uptake transporter permease EfeU has translation MWDDAFPSFLIGLREGLEAGLIVSVLVATLVRAGAKSRLPQVWTGVLAAIALSLSFGAVLTFTAASLSTTAQEAFGGMLSVVAVAFVTAMVFWMRRSARSLAGEIKEKVTEALTMGAGVLVLTSFLAVGREGLETALFLWTTARAADESAGPLTGAGVGLVLAAVLCWGLYRRVLSIDLTRFFTATGAVLVVIAAGVLGYGLRDLQEGGVLPGGTSYAVDLSGSVDAGSWYSTLLQGVLNLTPTMTWLQVAGYVGYLGVVMTLFVRGARGATPTPTPSPSPSPTRTPIPTPVTSASSTPPPSTSVTPPGPAKAPTPQPTLAPSRRRSAWLLPVAVVAVPALLAGLVVALARPKPAGGETVAVSAKDCGQGFTAPERGRRTFQMRNTGDQTAEVYLIDPATNAVYGEIEGLAPGTTRDLVVTVAGGTYAWRCVPTDGKAVTSKAVRVGGAAGAGAVVPVSEEDLAGPLRVYKAYVNRGLATLVTETRKLGEDIRAGHLDTARADWLTAHRTYASLGAAYGTFDDFDRKINGRPDGLPDGVHDKDFTGFQRIEYGLWHGQSADELKGPARQLAADSAGLRKAFPHQDFDASDLPLRAHEIMENTLQFELTGDTDQGSGTGLATADANLAGTRELLTVLRPLLTNRAPHLLPAVDADIARLWTLLDAEHRDGRWTPVDRLGRTAKARIDGATGQLLEDLSPVPDLLEIRKSA, from the coding sequence ATGTGGGACGACGCGTTTCCGAGCTTCCTGATCGGACTGAGGGAAGGACTGGAAGCCGGCCTCATCGTCTCCGTGCTGGTCGCCACCCTCGTGCGGGCGGGCGCCAAGTCCCGTCTGCCGCAGGTGTGGACCGGCGTACTGGCCGCGATCGCGCTCTCCCTGAGCTTCGGCGCGGTCCTCACCTTCACCGCCGCGTCCCTCTCCACCACCGCCCAGGAAGCCTTCGGCGGCATGCTGAGTGTGGTGGCCGTCGCCTTCGTGACCGCGATGGTGTTCTGGATGCGCCGCTCGGCCCGCAGCCTGGCCGGAGAGATCAAGGAGAAGGTCACCGAGGCACTGACCATGGGCGCCGGTGTGCTGGTCCTCACCTCCTTCCTGGCGGTGGGGCGGGAGGGCCTGGAAACCGCCCTGTTCCTGTGGACCACGGCCCGCGCGGCGGACGAGTCGGCCGGGCCCTTGACCGGCGCGGGCGTCGGGCTCGTTCTGGCGGCGGTGCTGTGCTGGGGGCTCTACCGCCGGGTGCTCTCCATCGACCTCACCCGCTTCTTCACGGCTACCGGCGCCGTCCTCGTCGTGATCGCCGCGGGCGTTCTCGGCTACGGGCTGCGCGATCTCCAGGAGGGCGGGGTCCTGCCCGGCGGGACGTCCTACGCGGTCGACCTGAGCGGCAGCGTCGACGCCGGGTCCTGGTACAGCACGCTGCTCCAGGGCGTGCTCAATCTGACGCCGACGATGACGTGGCTTCAGGTGGCGGGGTACGTCGGGTATCTCGGCGTGGTGATGACGCTGTTCGTGCGGGGAGCGAGGGGAGCTACCCCGACACCGACACCGTCACCGTCACCGTCACCGACACGGACCCCGATCCCGACACCGGTCACGTCCGCGTCCTCAACACCGCCTCCGTCCACGTCCGTAACGCCGCCCGGGCCCGCGAAGGCCCCGACGCCCCAGCCCACCCTCGCACCCAGTCGCCGCCGCTCTGCCTGGCTCCTCCCTGTCGCCGTCGTCGCCGTGCCCGCCCTCCTGGCCGGGCTCGTCGTCGCCCTGGCGCGCCCCAAACCCGCCGGGGGCGAGACGGTCGCCGTCTCCGCCAAGGACTGCGGTCAGGGCTTCACCGCGCCCGAGCGGGGGCGGCGGACCTTCCAGATGCGCAACACCGGCGACCAGACGGCCGAGGTGTACCTCATCGACCCGGCCACCAACGCGGTCTACGGCGAGATCGAGGGCCTGGCCCCCGGCACCACCCGGGACCTGGTCGTCACCGTCGCGGGCGGTACGTACGCCTGGCGCTGTGTCCCCACCGACGGCAAGGCCGTCACCTCCAAGGCGGTCCGGGTCGGCGGCGCAGCCGGGGCCGGGGCTGTCGTCCCCGTCTCCGAGGAGGATCTCGCGGGACCGCTGCGGGTGTACAAGGCGTATGTGAACCGGGGCCTGGCCACCCTCGTCACCGAGACCCGGAAACTCGGCGAAGACATCCGCGCCGGGCACCTGGACACGGCACGCGCCGACTGGCTGACCGCGCACCGTACCTACGCCTCCCTCGGCGCCGCCTACGGCACCTTCGACGACTTCGACCGGAAGATCAACGGCCGGCCCGACGGTCTGCCGGACGGGGTCCACGACAAGGACTTCACCGGCTTCCAGCGGATCGAGTACGGGCTGTGGCACGGCCAGTCGGCAGACGAGCTCAAGGGCCCGGCACGGCAACTGGCCGCCGATTCCGCCGGGTTGCGGAAGGCCTTTCCGCATCAGGACTTCGACGCCTCCGACCTGCCCCTGCGCGCGCACGAGATCATGGAGAACACCCTCCAGTTCGAGCTGACCGGCGACACCGACCAGGGCAGCGGCACCGGACTGGCCACGGCCGACGCCAACCTCGCCGGTACGCGCGAACTGCTCACCGTACTCCGGCCGTTGCTCACCAACCGGGCTCCGCACCTTCTCCCTGCGGTCGACGCGGACATCGCGCGGCTTTGGACGCTGCTCGACGCCGAGCACCGTGACGGCCGCTGGACCCCCGTCGACCGGCTCGGCCGGACCGCGAAGGCCCGGATCGACGGGGCCACGGGGCAGCTCCTGGAAGACCTCTCGCCGGTGCCGGACCTGCTGGAGATCAGGAAGTCCGCGTGA